The following are encoded together in the Dickeya lacustris genome:
- a CDS encoding phage major tail tube protein, with amino-acid sequence MALPRKLKYLNLFNDGMSYMGQVHSVTLPKLTRKLENYRGGGMNGAAPVDFGLDNDALVMDWSMGGLPDTTFWSQYALPGADAVPLRFAGSYQRDDTGDVTAVEIVLRGRHKSIDSGESKQGEESEVKISTQCTYYKLIIDGVEMIEIDTINMIEKVNGVDRLAQHRRNIGL; translated from the coding sequence ATGGCACTGCCACGCAAACTTAAATACCTCAACCTGTTTAACGACGGTATGAGCTACATGGGCCAGGTGCACTCTGTCACCCTGCCGAAACTGACCCGCAAACTGGAAAACTACCGTGGCGGCGGTATGAATGGTGCCGCACCGGTGGACTTCGGTCTGGACAATGATGCTCTGGTAATGGACTGGAGCATGGGCGGCCTGCCGGATACCACCTTTTGGAGCCAGTATGCCCTGCCGGGTGCTGATGCGGTTCCGCTGCGTTTTGCCGGTTCTTACCAGCGCGATGACACCGGTGATGTCACTGCCGTTGAAATCGTACTGCGTGGTCGTCACAAATCTATCGACAGTGGCGAATCCAAACAAGGTGAAGAGAGTGAAGTGAAAATCTCCACTCAATGTACGTACTACAAATTGATCATTGACGGCGTCGAGATGATTGAAATCGACACCATCAACATGATTGAGAAAGTCAACGGCGTTGACCGTCTGGCACAGCATCGCCGCAATATCGGGTTGTAA
- a CDS encoding phage tail assembly protein, with the protein MTVAMTGQEHVITLSTPIKRGETLIETISVIKPTAGTLRGIALADLTNADVDALIKLLPRMTYPSLTEADVTALDLSDLLLFAGKVIGFLTPSSAR; encoded by the coding sequence ATGACGGTAGCAATGACGGGACAAGAACACGTTATTACACTTAGTACCCCTATCAAACGCGGAGAAACGCTGATAGAAACCATCAGCGTGATTAAACCGACAGCAGGTACATTACGTGGTATCGCTCTGGCAGATCTTACTAATGCTGATGTTGATGCCCTAATAAAATTATTACCCCGTATGACCTACCCTTCCCTTACCGAGGCGGATGTTACTGCACTGGATCTGTCAGATCTGCTGCTGTTTGCCGGTAAGGTGATTGGTTTTTTGACTCCGAGCTCGGCGCGGTAA
- a CDS encoding GpE family phage tail protein, giving the protein MADIAVIFHWPPSELYPMSLAELVRWRAKALERSGQINV; this is encoded by the coding sequence ATGGCGGACATCGCCGTGATTTTCCACTGGCCGCCCTCAGAACTTTATCCCATGAGCCTGGCAGAGCTCGTTCGCTGGCGCGCCAAGGCATTAGAAAGAAGTGGACAAATCAATGTCTAA